The Streptomyces sp. NBC_00224 genome contains the following window.
GCGTCGGCCACGCGCTCCTCGCCCATGTCGAGGGGATCGCGCGCGCCGCCGGCTGCACGTCCCTGAACCTGGACTCCGGCACGCACCGCACGGACGCGCACCGCTTCTACTTCCGTGAGCGGATGGCGGTCACGGCGTTCAACTTCGACAAGAAGCTGGGCTGAGGAGCGCGCGGTGTCCTAGCGGTGTCCTAGCCGAGCGGCTGCTCCGCGAGGTCCTCGGGGCCGAGGTCGAGGCACCAGTCGTGGGACTTGAGCGGGTGGCCCGGCGGGTACTCGAACTCGACCTCGCCCAGGAGGCGGAACCCGGCCTTGCGGAGGACGACGTTCGACGCGGCGTTGTCGACGGACGGGTAGGCGTGCAACTCCCGCGGCCCGCCGGCCTCCCGCGCGGCCCGCGCGACCGCCACGATCGCGGCGACGGCGAGCCCGCGGCCCTGGAACTCCGGCAGGATCCCGTACCCCGTCTCGTACACCTCCTTGCCCCGCCACTCGCGCGGCCAGTACCCGACCGACCCGACGGCCTCGTCCGTCCCGGCGAGCGAGACCCGGAACATCCGGCCCTCGACGGGCTCGCGCTGACTCAGCGCGACGTACCGCTGCTGCCGGGCCAACAGCTTCTCCTCGTCCTCCGGGCCGCCGATGTGGGCGGTCATGGCGGGGGAGTTGGAGTGGTGGAGGAGGGGGAGGTCGTCGATGGACCACGGGGTGAGGTGGATGAGGGTGTCCATGGGGGGGACTGTAGGCGGGGGGTCTGACAGCGACACCGGTGAACTGTTTTTGTCTGCGGGCCCGGTGGGGGCTGGTCGCGCAGTTCCCCGCGCCCCTTTTTGGCCCGGTGTTCGGCTGCGGGTCGGTTGTGGTTGCTCGCGCAGTTCCCCGCGCCCCTTAGGTAACTCCGGCCCCTCGGGCGTTCGAGGTGCGGGCCCCTTCAGGGGCGCGGGGAACTGCGCGACCAGCCACAGTCGGCCCGCAGACGAACGGAGACCCGGGGCGGAGCCCCCGGGAAACGAGCCTCCACCCCCCGCCCACCCCCGGAGGGTTAAGGGAACGGGCGGGGTGGGGGGAAATCACCGGTGCCCCCGCCCGCACCACCCCAATCCCCCCGCGTACAACGCCAACACCACCCCCACCAACGGGTAATACACCACCGGCAGCGCAGCCATCCCCAGCGCCGAGCCCACGGGCGTCAGGGGCAGCAGCAGACCCACCGCCGCGAGGGCGGACGCCGCCAGGGAGACCGGGCCGCGGCGGCCACGGCCCGTGCGGAGCAGGAGCATCACCAGCGCCTGGGTGAGCAGGTTCTCCGTGAACCAGCCGGTGTGGAACGACGCCTGGCCCTCCGCGTCGCTGCCCGCCCGCACCGCCCACGCCAGCACGGCGAACGTCGCGAGGTCGGCGGCGGCGTTGAGCAGACCGAAGCCGGTGACGAAGCGCAACACCTCGCGCGGGCGCAGCCGCAGCGGGCGGCGCAGGGCCGCCGGGTCCTGGCGGTCGTACGCGAACGCCAGCTGCGCCGCGTCGAAGCACAGGTTCTGGACCAGGACCTGCGCCGGGAGCATGGGCAGGAACGGCAGGAGCAGCCCCGCCGTCAGCATCGCTATGACGTTGCCGAAGTTGGAGGAGAGGGTGATCCGCAGATAGCTGGCTATCGTGCCGCCGCTGCGGCGGCCCGCCGCGATCGCGTGGTCCAGGGACGTGAGGTCCTTCGCCGCGAGCACCACGTCCGCCGCCTCACGCGCCACGTCCACCGCGTCGCGCGGGCAGATCCCGACGTCCGAGGCGCGCAGCGCGGGCAGGTCGTTGACGCCGTCGCCGAGGAAGCCGGTGACATGGCCGCGCTCGCGCAGTACGCGGACGATCCGGGCCTTCTGGTCGGGCGTGCAGCGGGCGAACACCGTGGTGCGGGCGGCCAGTTCGGCCAGTTCGGCGTCGGGCAGTCCATTGGTTCGGTCGGCCGTGACCACCTCCCCGGGCGGCAGGCCCAGCTCGCGGCAGGCCCGCGCGGCCGTTCCGGGGTGGTCGCCGGTGAGGACCTTGACCTCGACGCCGCTGCGGGCCAGCGCGGTCAGCGCGGCGGCGGCCGTCTCGGCGGTCGCGTCGCGCAGCCCCACCAGGCCGACGAAGGTGAGGCCGCGCTCGTCGGCCGTCGTGTATGCGCGCGTCCGCGCGGGCCGTTCGCCGAGCGCCACGGCGAGCACCCGCAGCCCGTCGTCGGCACGGGCGGCGGCGAGCGCGGTGATACGGGAGCGCTCCCCGGCGCCGAGCGCGCACCGCTCCAGGACCTCCTCGACGGCGCCCTTGACGATCAGGGTGTGGCTGCCGAGGCGGTCCGGGGTGCGGACGACGGCGGTGGACAGCCGGCGCACCGGGTCGAAGGGGAGGGCCGCGACCGGGTCGTGCTCCAGCGCGTCGAGCCCGCCCGGCAGCC
Protein-coding sequences here:
- a CDS encoding GNAT family N-acetyltransferase, producing MDTLIHLTPWSIDDLPLLHHSNSPAMTAHIGGPEDEEKLLARQQRYVALSQREPVEGRMFRVSLAGTDEAVGSVGYWPREWRGKEVYETGYGILPEFQGRGLAVAAIVAVARAAREAGGPRELHAYPSVDNAASNVVLRKAGFRLLGEVEFEYPPGHPLKSHDWCLDLGPEDLAEQPLG
- a CDS encoding HAD-IC family P-type ATPase, with the translated sequence MTWAPERRTPLQVLRALDSGPRGLLDSEADARLARDGDNVLPTRRTPSWPLRLVRSLRDPFTAVLASLAVVSALVAAWGTAAVIAVLVAVSCVLRAAGEYRADRSAAGLRELVATTATVVRRAGPDADPAPREIPVDQVVVGDVVRLGPGDLVPADLRLLRATGLTMHQAALTGESAPVRKYPADEPSPGGSGFDRPELCFQGSSVASGSGTGVVVATGADTRFAAAHGEADDGGAAFGGAADGGAAFGRRAFGKWAYGRRAYGKVRGGDRRTTAFDRSVYGISWILIRFMLLTPPLVLMANAALRGRGLETLPFAVAVAVGLTPEMLPVIVTTALARGAATLARTHEVIVKRLPALHDLGAVDVVCVDKTGTLTQDRPVLDRALDASGAEDPDVLRWAAANSLWTLQLAEVPAADALDEALLDAAEQRLPGGLDALEHDPVAALPFDPVRRLSTAVVRTPDRLGSHTLIVKGAVEEVLERCALGAGERSRITALAAARADDGLRVLAVALGERPARTRAYTTADERGLTFVGLVGLRDATAETAAAALTALARSGVEVKVLTGDHPGTAARACRELGLPPGEVVTADRTNGLPDAELAELAARTTVFARCTPDQKARIVRVLRERGHVTGFLGDGVNDLPALRASDVGICPRDAVDVAREAADVVLAAKDLTSLDHAIAAGRRSGGTIASYLRITLSSNFGNVIAMLTAGLLLPFLPMLPAQVLVQNLCFDAAQLAFAYDRQDPAALRRPLRLRPREVLRFVTGFGLLNAAADLATFAVLAWAVRAGSDAEGQASFHTGWFTENLLTQALVMLLLRTGRGRRGPVSLAASALAAVGLLLPLTPVGSALGMAALPVVYYPLVGVVLALYAGGLGWCGRGHR